The following proteins come from a genomic window of Mariniflexile sp. TRM1-10:
- a CDS encoding isopenicillin N synthase family dioxygenase — protein sequence MNIIPSVDLSDFTSGDAVRKQKFVDAIGKAYEDIGFVALKGHFLNDTLVDTLYSEVKNFFNLPVETKQKYEIPGIGGQRGYVSFGKESAKGKKEGDLKEFWHFGQYVEDNPKLAADYPANVIVEELPEFNKVGKEAYKMLEKTAKYVLRALALHLGLKETYFDDYIHNGNSILRPIHYPPITEEPKEAVRAAAHGDINLITLLMGAQGRGLQVQNHKGEWIDAIAEPDELMINVGDMLSRHTNNKLKSTIHRVINPPRELWGTSRYSIPFFMHPISAMKLDVLEGCIDENHPKAFDDITAGEFLNERLVELGLIKK from the coding sequence ATGAATATAATACCAAGTGTCGATTTAAGTGATTTTACATCGGGAGACGCTGTTAGAAAACAAAAATTTGTAGATGCCATAGGGAAAGCCTATGAAGACATTGGGTTTGTAGCACTAAAAGGCCATTTTTTAAATGATACTTTAGTTGATACATTATATAGTGAAGTAAAGAATTTTTTCAATTTACCTGTTGAAACGAAACAGAAATATGAAATCCCGGGTATTGGCGGTCAACGTGGCTATGTGTCGTTTGGAAAAGAGAGTGCAAAAGGCAAAAAAGAAGGCGATTTAAAGGAGTTTTGGCACTTTGGACAGTATGTTGAAGATAATCCAAAATTAGCAGCAGACTATCCTGCAAACGTCATCGTTGAGGAACTTCCTGAATTTAACAAAGTAGGCAAGGAAGCTTATAAAATGCTTGAGAAAACGGCCAAATATGTATTACGTGCTTTGGCTTTACATCTAGGTTTGAAAGAAACCTATTTTGATGATTACATACACAACGGTAATTCGATATTAAGACCCATACATTATCCACCAATCACCGAAGAACCTAAAGAAGCGGTTCGTGCAGCAGCCCATGGCGACATCAACTTAATTACCCTACTCATGGGGGCGCAAGGTCGTGGCTTGCAGGTGCAAAACCATAAAGGCGAATGGATTGATGCCATTGCAGAACCCGATGAATTGATGATTAATGTAGGCGATATGCTATCGCGGCACACGAACAACAAGCTAAAATCTACCATACACCGTGTTATTAATCCGCCTCGTGAACTTTGGGGAACGTCACGTTACTCCATTCCTTTTTTCATGCACCCTATTAGCGCTATGAAATTGGATGTTTTAGAAGGTTGTATAGACGAGAACCATCCGAAAGCATTTGACGATATTACAGCAGGCGAATTTTTAAATGAGCGCTTGGTAGAATTAGGACTTATTAAAAAATAA
- a CDS encoding translation initiation factor → MDLQDQLRNLFPDHIQEKPIEDAEDTSKIWMQDDPIICKYEKRKGKPITILEGYTGATEDFKILAKEIKTKLSVGGSFKDDKIIIQGDYRDKIMKMLKDKGFNVKRVGG, encoded by the coding sequence ATGGATTTACAAGATCAATTAAGAAACCTATTCCCGGATCATATCCAGGAAAAACCTATAGAAGACGCTGAGGACACATCAAAAATATGGATGCAAGACGATCCTATTATTTGTAAATACGAAAAGCGCAAAGGCAAACCCATAACCATTTTAGAAGGTTACACAGGTGCTACCGAAGATTTTAAAATTTTAGCAAAAGAAATAAAAACCAAACTAAGTGTTGGTGGTAGTTTTAAGGACGATAAAATCATTATTCAAGGCGATTATCGCGATAAAATCATGAAAATGCTAAAAGACAAAGGGTTTAACGTAAAACGTGTTGGCGGCTAA
- a CDS encoding DUF1835 domain-containing protein — MGKLPLHISNGSVLTNRLNELNIEGEILTWQEMLCEGPTVEQVYSDEFSKLRKNFFSTFYDIDLVISEIKQELDKLNHSENYSEIILWFEYDLFCHINMIAVISLIQQKKIKLPLYLVCSGKVERNKNLKGLAELNAGQLLKHYRDKVKLMPEDIDIATTVWHIYCGKDHNLLKPYIVKKSSFKYLSNCLKAHVERFPETKDGLNVMERNILEIVKNTAIKSRHHLLGYALNYQGYYGYGDLQVSRIIEKLSLFFTEEENLIKLNRKGHEALLGQHNFSKEIDNNMVFGGISKFDFQFNKKENKLIKTVYNAN, encoded by the coding sequence ATGGGCAAGCTTCCACTTCATATTTCCAATGGTTCCGTTTTAACCAACCGCCTCAATGAGCTAAATATTGAAGGGGAGATACTTACTTGGCAAGAAATGCTTTGTGAAGGCCCTACTGTAGAACAGGTATATTCAGATGAATTTTCAAAACTTAGGAAAAACTTTTTCAGTACTTTTTATGATATTGATTTAGTAATATCTGAAATTAAACAGGAGTTGGATAAGCTGAACCATTCAGAAAATTATTCAGAAATAATCCTATGGTTTGAATACGATTTGTTTTGCCACATCAATATGATCGCTGTAATAAGCCTGATTCAACAAAAAAAGATCAAACTCCCACTCTATCTGGTTTGCAGCGGTAAAGTGGAAAGAAACAAAAATTTAAAAGGTTTAGCCGAACTTAATGCTGGTCAGTTATTAAAGCATTATAGGGATAAAGTTAAACTGATGCCAGAAGATATTGATATAGCGACTACGGTGTGGCATATTTACTGTGGCAAAGACCATAATTTACTTAAGCCGTATATTGTGAAAAAGTCGTCTTTCAAGTATTTAAGTAATTGTTTAAAAGCACATGTAGAGCGGTTTCCCGAAACCAAGGACGGGCTCAATGTTATGGAACGCAATATTTTGGAAATCGTTAAAAATACTGCCATAAAATCCAGACACCACCTATTAGGCTATGCGCTTAATTATCAAGGGTATTACGGCTATGGTGATTTACAGGTTTCTAGAATTATAGAGAAGCTTAGCCTCTTTTTTACAGAAGAAGAAAACCTTATTAAATTAAACAGAAAGGGACATGAGGCATTGCTTGGACAACATAATTTTTCTAAAGAAATTGATAACAATATGGTGTTTGGTGGCATTAGTAAGTTCGATTTTCAATTCAATAAAAAGGAAAATAAATTAATAAAAACCGTTTATAATGCCAATTAA
- a CDS encoding nucleoside phosphorylase — protein MPIKASELILNPDGSVYHLNLKPEHVAKTIIFVGDQDRVGQVSKHFDHIEFKTQKREFKTHTGTFKGNRISVISTGIGPDNIDIVLNELDALFNIDLKTRSPKEVLTSLNIIRIGTSGSLQKDIPVDSFLLSTHALDLNGMLHAYQINGIGNPDIEDAFIKHCHWPVNKSRPIVINNSKLLESKLESAAIFKGLTATAGGFYGPQGRILRLPLQDADLNSKMDSFNFKGIRITNLEMETSAIYGLSKLLGHHALSLNAIIANRAHGTFSENPLKSVENLITYTLNKIF, from the coding sequence ATGCCAATTAAAGCTTCGGAACTTATACTAAATCCAGATGGTAGTGTGTACCATTTAAATTTAAAGCCAGAACATGTTGCCAAAACCATCATTTTTGTAGGTGACCAGGACAGGGTTGGGCAAGTTTCAAAACACTTTGACCATATTGAGTTTAAAACACAAAAGCGCGAGTTTAAAACCCATACAGGAACTTTTAAAGGCAACCGTATTTCGGTGATATCAACGGGTATCGGGCCAGATAATATTGATATTGTTTTAAACGAATTAGACGCCCTTTTCAATATAGACCTTAAAACAAGAAGCCCAAAAGAAGTCCTTACCAGTCTTAATATTATTAGAATTGGTACGTCGGGTTCTTTACAAAAAGACATTCCAGTAGATTCATTTCTTTTAAGCACACATGCTTTAGATCTTAATGGCATGCTGCATGCATATCAAATAAACGGCATAGGCAATCCTGATATTGAAGATGCTTTTATTAAGCACTGCCATTGGCCTGTAAACAAATCACGCCCCATTGTTATTAATAACAGCAAATTATTGGAAAGCAAATTAGAAAGCGCTGCCATTTTCAAAGGGCTAACAGCAACGGCAGGTGGTTTTTACGGCCCTCAAGGGCGTATATTACGCTTGCCTTTACAGGATGCCGATTTAAATAGCAAGATGGATAGTTTCAATTTTAAAGGCATCCGCATTACAAACCTAGAAATGGAAACATCTGCTATTTATGGACTATCAAAACTTTTAGGCCATCATGCCCTATCGTTAAATGCCATTATTGCTAATAGAGCCCATGGTACTTTTAGTGAGAATCCATTAAAATCCGTAGAAAATCTCATAACTTACACCCTGAATAAAATCTTTTAA
- a CDS encoding substrate-binding domain-containing protein — MKQITIGGVPEHFNLAWYLTLKNGEYKDEGIHLRWQDCPEGTGAMCKALRNKDIDIAVILTEGIIKDIIDGNPSKIVQTFVQTPLNWGIHVGKNAPYKTIEDLKGKKAAISRYGSGSHLMAYINAENHGWDLKKHLNFEVVNDLNGAVEALTNGTADYFMWEKFTTKPLVDNGTFRSIGNCPTPWPCFVIAVREDFIESNKEDLKTILRIINNTTIEFKDIPSIDRTIANRYGQQLQDVQEWLGITEWSQSLIDKKTVTTIQKELHALNIIPEIVSYEKLTYKL; from the coding sequence ATGAAGCAAATAACTATTGGTGGCGTACCGGAACATTTTAATTTGGCTTGGTATTTAACCTTAAAAAACGGAGAATATAAAGACGAAGGTATCCATTTGCGTTGGCAAGATTGTCCAGAAGGCACGGGTGCTATGTGTAAAGCACTCCGCAATAAAGATATCGATATTGCCGTGATACTTACTGAAGGAATTATTAAAGACATTATAGACGGAAACCCTAGCAAAATAGTACAAACTTTTGTGCAAACACCTTTAAATTGGGGAATTCATGTTGGTAAAAATGCACCATATAAAACCATTGAAGATTTAAAAGGAAAAAAAGCGGCTATAAGCAGATATGGTTCGGGGTCACATTTAATGGCCTATATTAATGCTGAAAACCATGGTTGGGATTTAAAAAAACATCTAAATTTTGAAGTCGTTAACGATTTAAACGGTGCTGTTGAAGCATTAACTAATGGCACTGCCGATTATTTTATGTGGGAGAAATTCACCACCAAACCATTGGTCGATAACGGCACGTTTAGAAGCATAGGCAACTGCCCAACACCGTGGCCTTGTTTTGTAATAGCTGTTAGGGAAGATTTTATTGAATCAAACAAGGAAGATTTAAAAACCATTTTAAGAATTATAAATAACACCACTATAGAATTTAAGGACATCCCGAGTATTGACAGAACCATTGCAAATCGTTACGGACAGCAATTGCAAGATGTGCAGGAATGGTTAGGCATTACCGAATGGTCCCAAAGTTTAATCGACAAAAAAACGGTTACTACCATTCAAAAGGAATTACATGCATTAAATATTATTCCTGAAATTGTTTCTTATGAAAAACTGACTTATAAACTTTAG
- a CDS encoding TlpA family protein disulfide reductase, translating into MQKLLLLTAAIAIIACKQEPKDYVALSGKIIDKNSDSVVVRSRTFSKTIKVNDDGTFSDTLKVETGVYNFYDGKESTNLFLKNGFDITVTLDTKEFDESVKYSGTGAEHSNFLAENNLMQEELLDLDALGRLDMAELESKFGKIKTELTEFYNANKDIDTSIINSLSKNIDPMLNYYKGYLAESIALKTELPKGAPSPTFEAYENYNGGTTSLSDLKGKYVYIDVWATWCGPCKAEIPSLKALEKQYHDKNIQFVSLSIDDDRSHGGSWDKAREDWKAMIADKELSGVQLLAPNGWQSQFVLDYKIKGIPRFILIDPNGNIVTPDAPRPSSPELTELFTSLNI; encoded by the coding sequence ATGCAAAAACTACTTTTATTAACTGCTGCCATTGCCATAATAGCATGTAAGCAAGAACCTAAAGATTACGTTGCTCTATCGGGTAAAATCATTGATAAAAACAGTGATTCGGTTGTAGTAAGATCGCGTACATTTTCTAAAACCATTAAAGTAAATGACGATGGCACTTTTAGTGATACCTTAAAAGTCGAAACAGGCGTTTATAACTTTTATGATGGCAAAGAATCTACAAACCTATTTCTAAAAAATGGTTTCGACATTACCGTGACTTTAGATACAAAAGAATTTGATGAATCTGTAAAATACTCAGGAACTGGTGCAGAACACAGTAACTTTTTGGCTGAAAACAACTTAATGCAGGAAGAACTTTTAGATTTAGACGCATTAGGTCGTTTGGATATGGCTGAATTAGAATCAAAGTTTGGCAAAATAAAAACCGAATTAACCGAGTTTTACAACGCTAATAAAGATATAGACACCTCTATCATTAATAGTTTATCAAAAAACATAGACCCTATGCTAAATTATTATAAAGGGTATTTAGCAGAGTCTATAGCGCTAAAAACGGAATTACCAAAAGGCGCACCATCGCCTACTTTTGAGGCATACGAAAACTATAATGGTGGCACAACCTCCTTGTCCGATTTAAAAGGAAAATATGTTTATATAGATGTTTGGGCAACTTGGTGTGGTCCTTGTAAGGCTGAGATTCCTTCCTTAAAAGCTTTAGAGAAACAATATCACGATAAAAATATTCAATTTGTTAGCTTATCTATTGATGACGATAGAAGTCACGGCGGTTCGTGGGATAAAGCCCGTGAAGATTGGAAAGCTATGATAGCTGATAAAGAACTAAGCGGCGTACAGTTATTAGCACCAAACGGATGGCAATCGCAATTTGTTTTGGATTATAAAATCAAAGGGATTCCTAGGTTTATTTTAATAGATCCCAATGGTAATATAGTAACCCCCGATGCACCCAGACCTTCTAGTCCTGAATTAACGGAACTGTTTACGTCATTGAATATTTAA
- a CDS encoding serine hydrolase domain-containing protein: MKRRFLIFVLLLWGGSLVSCQDQSNGISTIKGHEVSPTDLDNFIQNQIDSLKVAGLSVAIIRDNKMVYNNAFGFKSLATKEKCTPETLFEACSLSKPVFAYFVMLQVKKGIIDLDKPLYEYLPNDDLADDGRYKTITARMALCHASGLPNWRENTNGQLKILFQPGAEFGYSGEGYQYLKDVLSHLLKVDDRGLDKLIQNDVVAPLGIDFMKFTWEDTYSSKKAFGHRNGVPTDNGPVLLNDRDDTFGAGYSLHTTSSDYAKFLIGMMEPHLQQRKFVDEALVSQNGMPNEAGELHRSMAFPIKKVGERLRYYHSGNNGDFRAYCHFYKEKGYGIVMLSNSDNFLSSRCAQRIIEYLEDVWFYV, encoded by the coding sequence ATGAAAAGGAGGTTTTTAATTTTTGTCCTATTGCTATGGGGGGGATCGCTTGTTTCTTGTCAAGATCAAAGCAATGGCATTTCGACGATTAAAGGCCATGAGGTATCTCCCACTGATTTAGATAATTTCATTCAAAATCAAATAGATTCACTTAAAGTTGCAGGCCTGTCCGTTGCAATTATCCGTGATAACAAAATGGTTTACAACAACGCATTTGGTTTTAAAAGCCTTGCCACAAAAGAAAAATGCACTCCCGAAACACTATTTGAGGCCTGTTCGCTCTCAAAACCGGTGTTTGCATATTTTGTAATGTTACAAGTAAAAAAAGGTATCATAGATTTGGATAAACCTCTTTATGAATATTTACCAAATGACGATTTAGCAGACGATGGACGCTATAAAACAATAACTGCTCGTATGGCGTTGTGCCATGCTTCAGGTTTACCAAATTGGCGAGAAAACACCAATGGCCAACTAAAAATATTATTTCAACCTGGAGCTGAGTTCGGCTATTCGGGAGAAGGATATCAATATTTAAAAGATGTCTTAAGTCATCTTTTAAAAGTGGACGATAGGGGTCTCGATAAACTTATTCAAAACGATGTTGTCGCCCCGCTTGGTATAGACTTTATGAAATTCACTTGGGAAGATACGTATAGCTCAAAAAAAGCTTTCGGTCATAGAAACGGCGTGCCTACAGATAATGGTCCGGTTTTATTGAATGATAGAGATGATACCTTTGGAGCAGGTTATAGCCTACATACAACTTCTAGCGACTATGCTAAATTTTTGATTGGTATGATGGAACCTCATTTGCAACAAAGAAAATTTGTTGATGAAGCACTCGTGTCTCAAAACGGTATGCCTAACGAAGCAGGTGAATTACACAGAAGTATGGCTTTTCCTATCAAAAAGGTTGGAGAAAGATTGAGGTATTATCATTCTGGTAACAATGGTGATTTTAGAGCCTATTGCCATTTTTATAAAGAAAAAGGATACGGAATTGTAATGTTGAGCAATAGCGACAATTTTTTGTCATCGCGATGTGCCCAAAGAATTATAGAGTATTTGGAAGATGTGTGGTTTTATGTGTAA